CACCGAAGAAGATTCTTTTGGTCGATGACGACCGTGAACTGCGCGAGATACTGACCAAACAACTCCGCCTGCATGAGGAGTTCCTGACGGAATCGGTCGGCGACGCGGCAGCGGCGCTCGAGATTACCAAGAACCATTACTTCGACATCTTGATTCTCGACGTCGGCCTGCCGGACATGGATGGGCGGGAGCTTTGCCGGGTCATGCGACGAAACGGCGTCCGCGCGCCCATCGTCATGTTGACCGGCGCAGATAGCGAGGCGGACACGATTTTGGGCCTTGAAGCGGGTGCCAATGACTACGTGACCAAGCCGTTCCGCTTGGGCGTTCTCTTGGCCCGGCTTCGTGCGCTCCTACGTCAACATGAGCTGAGCGAGGACGCGATCTTCACCATCGGGCCCTTCAGTTTCCGTCCGGGCACGAAGCTCCTGGCGACAGAGGGCGGCAAGAAAAAGATACGCCTGACCGAGAAGGAAACGGCAATCTTGAAATTCCTCCTCCGGTCCGGCGACCGGGCGGTCAGCCGAGATCAACTCCTGACCGAGCTGTGGGGCTATAACACGGCTGTTACCACCCACACGCTTGAAACGCATATTT
This region of Aliidongia dinghuensis genomic DNA includes:
- a CDS encoding response regulator transcription factor, giving the protein MKAPKKILLVDDDRELREILTKQLRLHEEFLTESVGDAAAALEITKNHYFDILILDVGLPDMDGRELCRVMRRNGVRAPIVMLTGADSEADTILGLEAGANDYVTKPFRLGVLLARLRALLRQHELSEDAIFTIGPFSFRPGTKLLATEGGKKKIRLTEKETAILKFLLRSGDRAVSRDQLLTELWGYNTAVTTHTLETHIYRLRQRIELDPSKPEILITDLGGYRLMP